In Lolium perenne isolate Kyuss_39 chromosome 5, Kyuss_2.0, whole genome shotgun sequence, the sequence AGGGGAGACATCTAACACCCTACCATAATCTTAGAAGCCGTTGCATCGTATGATCGCTGGATCTGGCATGCCTTTTTTGGAGTGGCCGGGTCCAACAACGACCTCAATGTACTCAACCAGTCGCCGTTGTTCACGGATGTGCTTAGGGGAGAAGCACCCGTAGTGAACTTCACGGTGAATGGACACGAGTACAACTATGGTTACTACCTTGCCGACGGCATCTACCCCTCCTGGCCGGTGTTCATGAAAGGTGTTAATCTTCCACAAAGTGAAAAGCAGCGAATGTTCACTGCTGCTCAATCAGCTTGGCGCAAAGATGTCGAGTGTGCCTTTGGAGTGCTGAAGGCTAGGTTCAACATTCTAGCAGTTCCGGGACGCTCCTACTCGAGGCGTACTCTTGGGTtgatcatgcgtgcatgtgtcattctgcacaacatgatcatcgacgatGAGCGTGGTACAAATTTGGAGCACACCTATGAGACCGTTGAGTCCAATGTCGGCCCTGCAATACACCACCATGCACCACCAAGCCTAGCAGCCAGGATTCAGATGGACAACGATATGAGGGACTCACCGGTGTATACACAGCTCCAGCAAGATTTGATAGAGCATGTGTGGGCTCATAATGCCtagattatgtaattttttcaaatttttatgtaatttctttttatgatgtaatcggtaaaaattttagttcaataaaataatttccttgcattatttttaatgttgtaatctgaaaaagaaatactaatgtcgaggagagagaaaagctgatgtggaggagagagaagtgagagctctcactatagcccatgcattagcaaggtggggtgagagtgaggtgagagtggggtgagagtgaaggaaaaagctgacgtggcgggtgagagtgaggctatgcattggcaccagccttaagCAGTAACCAACCAACGGCAGTCCACGCAGCAGGTGAAATGGTGTCTAGGC encodes:
- the LOC127303660 gene encoding uncharacterized protein; this encodes MSSSSSSSDGIEGDLIDAFQAEYEEEMLNEEEEPRRPRRRREFIRRDRLGASDRLFEDYFADDCNYPPSFFRRRGEAPVVNFTVNGHEYNYGYYLADGIYPSWPVFMKGVNLPQSEKQRMFTAAQSAWRKDVECAFGVLKARFNILAVPGRSYSRRTLGLIMRACVILHNMIIDDERGTNLEHTYETVESNVGPAIHHHAPPSLAARIQMDNDMRDSPVYTQLQQDLIEHVWAHNA